From one Mycolicibacterium sp. HK-90 genomic stretch:
- a CDS encoding alpha/beta hydrolase, with the protein MTDTRTPVVFIHGLWLHASSWQPWVDLFSQKGYAPVAPGWPGEPNTIQAARANADAVAGIGIDQVTEHYAALIAAQPQAPVIIGHSFGGLIAQKLAGLGYGRAAVAIDPAQIKGVKPLPFAQLRSGSPVLSNPANKKRAVSLTEKQFRYGFGNAIDREASDALFNRWTIPSPGRPLFEAAFANFHKDSPAKVDTDNTKRGPLLLISGQKDHTVPDVVTRAAYKMYGDSTAVTELKQFPDRGHSLVIDQGWQEIADYVLGWLAAHRIQPNNDSAYQR; encoded by the coding sequence ATGACCGACACCCGCACCCCCGTCGTCTTCATCCACGGCCTCTGGCTGCACGCCAGCTCCTGGCAGCCCTGGGTGGATCTGTTCAGCCAGAAGGGATATGCCCCGGTCGCCCCGGGCTGGCCGGGCGAACCCAACACCATCCAGGCCGCCCGCGCCAACGCCGACGCCGTCGCCGGGATCGGAATCGACCAGGTCACCGAGCACTACGCAGCCCTGATCGCCGCCCAACCACAGGCACCGGTCATCATCGGCCACTCCTTCGGCGGCCTCATCGCCCAGAAACTTGCCGGTCTGGGCTACGGACGGGCTGCCGTGGCCATCGACCCCGCGCAGATCAAGGGCGTCAAGCCGCTGCCATTCGCCCAGCTGCGCTCGGGGTCCCCGGTCTTGAGCAACCCGGCCAACAAGAAGCGTGCGGTGTCGCTGACGGAGAAACAGTTCCGCTACGGGTTCGGCAACGCCATCGACCGGGAAGCCTCCGATGCGTTGTTCAACCGCTGGACGATCCCATCACCCGGCCGCCCGCTGTTCGAGGCCGCCTTCGCCAACTTCCACAAGGATTCCCCGGCCAAGGTCGACACCGACAACACCAAACGTGGTCCGCTGCTGCTGATCTCCGGACAGAAAGACCACACCGTCCCCGATGTGGTCACCCGGGCGGCCTACAAGATGTACGGGGATTCCACCGCCGTCACCGAACTCAAGCAGTTCCCCGACCGCGGACACTCTCTGGTGATCGACCAGGGCTGGCAGGAAATCGCCGACTACGTCTTGGGATGGCTTGCCGCCCATCGCATCCAGCCGAACAACGATTCCGCATACCAGCGCTGA
- a CDS encoding LuxR family transcriptional regulator produces the protein MTDLGKPLLGRSDELAQLATFLATPTGPGAAVVRGDAGVGKTALIAHAAATAANDGWHVLATMAVEFEAQFALTGLSQLVLPFRDRLSDLDPHSAAALAPAIGRDAVSPAPPLVMALAWLELLSAAARDNPVLVVIDDAQWLDEVTAAIVTIAGQRILDPRVRLLAVCRAEVHSVIGDGPWPRITVGAFDTDTADAYLRRQFPDLSSELRALILQEAAGNPLALDELPRHPAISNASGPAITLTERLQGVFGGRLVQLDTQARGELLRAALDGSAVAPAGVTGGASRYRMRGAEGAIEYGLLRVDENGELVFRHPLVRAAVIQMSTANERRAAHAFLAGLYADDIVRRAAHLSAATIDPDDTVSAVLEDAANTSIRRGGSRTAVNLLRRAAELSKKPGRRAHLSGEAAFVAAQAARLDDAASLLSDYSGPAGTGGPAERAAAALTQSYLALYRNGDVISTHRRMIDALAAADDLDDATVTRLVNAQLAISQYCADPDKWALTDLAIDAVAERLDPKCLVYRDAWGDVAYRGATVTARLDDIQRHIDTLEPWDLMRLGVSAYYVDSLESFRVAMSDHTARESGDGAVTNAMTMEHLALLDQINCGRWAEAEHTAQRGLALTREHGHEMFEHQFLVFEGLLAASKGEIQRARELGTAVDAWARPRRLGLHLGYAKRIALLCALTEGDYEAAWTAATAISAAGDIPHYSHQALRAIFDLVEAAVRSDRLDAARQHVGAALRLNLAAISPRLDLTVAGAMALVADEDDADELFNTAIAHPAAAAFPFEHARIRLAYGMWLRRQRRYRRAQTELAAATEAFEALGAQPWAARTAAELRAAGSTPHRGYTTEVTLSGQERRIAEMAADGLSNKEIAEQLYLSPRTVGAHLYRVFPKLGITRRSGLRQALEALDTA, from the coding sequence GTGACCGATCTGGGCAAGCCGCTGCTGGGACGATCGGATGAGCTGGCGCAGCTGGCGACGTTCCTGGCCACGCCGACCGGCCCCGGTGCGGCCGTGGTGCGCGGGGACGCCGGAGTGGGTAAGACAGCGCTGATCGCCCACGCGGCCGCCACAGCGGCCAACGATGGTTGGCATGTGCTCGCCACCATGGCAGTGGAATTCGAGGCGCAGTTCGCCCTGACCGGGCTCAGTCAGCTGGTGCTGCCTTTTCGGGACCGGCTCTCCGACCTCGATCCGCATAGCGCTGCGGCGCTGGCGCCGGCCATCGGACGCGATGCCGTCTCCCCTGCCCCACCGTTGGTGATGGCTCTGGCCTGGTTGGAATTGCTCTCGGCCGCCGCCCGCGACAATCCCGTGCTGGTCGTGATCGACGACGCGCAGTGGCTCGACGAGGTCACCGCGGCCATCGTGACCATCGCCGGACAGCGAATCCTCGATCCTCGGGTCCGCCTCCTGGCGGTCTGCCGAGCCGAAGTGCATTCGGTGATCGGCGACGGCCCGTGGCCGCGCATCACCGTCGGCGCCTTCGACACCGACACCGCCGACGCCTATCTGCGGAGGCAGTTTCCCGATCTCTCCTCCGAGTTGCGCGCACTGATTCTGCAAGAAGCCGCAGGCAATCCGTTGGCCTTGGATGAACTGCCTCGCCACCCGGCGATCTCCAATGCCAGCGGTCCGGCGATCACACTGACCGAACGCCTGCAGGGTGTCTTCGGCGGGCGGCTGGTGCAATTGGATACGCAAGCCCGCGGTGAGCTGCTTCGCGCCGCGCTGGACGGATCTGCGGTCGCTCCGGCGGGGGTCACCGGCGGTGCATCGCGTTATCGGATGCGTGGCGCCGAAGGCGCCATCGAATACGGGCTGCTCCGCGTCGACGAGAACGGTGAACTCGTGTTCCGGCATCCGCTGGTCCGAGCGGCCGTCATCCAGATGTCCACTGCCAACGAGCGCCGCGCCGCACACGCCTTTCTCGCCGGTCTCTACGCCGATGACATCGTCCGCCGCGCCGCGCACCTGTCGGCGGCGACGATCGATCCCGACGACACGGTCTCGGCGGTCCTGGAAGACGCGGCCAACACCTCGATCCGCCGCGGCGGATCCCGCACGGCCGTCAATCTGCTGCGTCGCGCCGCCGAGTTGAGCAAGAAACCCGGCCGTCGGGCCCACCTTTCCGGGGAAGCGGCGTTCGTCGCTGCCCAAGCCGCGCGCCTCGACGATGCGGCGTCCCTGCTGTCCGACTACTCCGGTCCCGCCGGCACCGGAGGACCGGCCGAACGCGCTGCAGCGGCCCTGACCCAGTCCTATCTGGCGCTGTACCGAAACGGGGACGTCATCTCCACGCACCGGCGGATGATCGATGCGCTGGCCGCCGCCGATGACCTCGACGACGCCACCGTCACCCGGCTGGTGAATGCCCAGCTGGCGATCAGCCAGTACTGCGCCGACCCCGATAAATGGGCACTGACCGATCTGGCGATCGATGCCGTTGCCGAACGCCTGGATCCCAAATGCCTTGTCTACCGCGATGCGTGGGGTGATGTGGCGTACCGCGGCGCGACCGTGACCGCGCGGTTGGACGACATCCAACGGCACATCGACACCCTCGAACCGTGGGACCTGATGCGGTTGGGGGTCAGCGCCTACTACGTCGATTCCCTGGAATCCTTCCGCGTCGCGATGAGCGACCACACCGCCCGCGAAAGCGGAGACGGAGCGGTGACCAACGCGATGACGATGGAGCACCTGGCCCTGCTCGACCAGATCAACTGTGGCCGGTGGGCCGAGGCCGAGCACACCGCTCAACGCGGTCTGGCGTTGACCCGCGAGCACGGCCACGAAATGTTCGAGCACCAGTTCCTGGTGTTCGAAGGACTTCTGGCCGCATCCAAAGGGGAAATCCAACGCGCCCGCGAACTGGGCACCGCCGTCGACGCGTGGGCCCGCCCCCGGCGTCTGGGCCTGCATCTGGGTTACGCCAAACGCATCGCGCTGCTGTGTGCGCTGACCGAAGGCGACTACGAGGCCGCGTGGACGGCCGCCACCGCAATCAGTGCCGCCGGCGACATCCCGCACTATTCGCATCAGGCCCTACGCGCGATCTTCGACCTGGTCGAGGCCGCCGTGCGATCCGACCGGCTCGACGCCGCGCGCCAACATGTTGGCGCGGCGTTACGACTGAATCTCGCTGCCATCTCGCCACGACTGGATCTCACCGTGGCCGGCGCGATGGCGCTGGTCGCCGACGAGGACGACGCCGACGAATTGTTCAATACCGCCATCGCGCATCCCGCTGCGGCGGCGTTTCCCTTCGAACACGCCCGGATCCGGCTCGCCTACGGCATGTGGTTGCGCCGGCAACGCCGCTATCGGCGAGCTCAGACGGAGCTGGCCGCGGCCACCGAGGCGTTCGAGGCGCTGGGCGCCCAGCCGTGGGCGGCGCGCACCGCAGCCGAACTGCGGGCCGCCGGCTCCACCCCGCACCGCGGCTACACCACCGAGGTCACCCTGAGCGGGCAGGAACGGCGGATCGCCGAGATGGCTGCTGACGGGCTGAGCAACAAGGAGATCGCCGAACAGCTCTATCTCTCACCGCGTACCGTCGGCGCCCACCTCTACCGTGTCTTCCCCAAACTCGGCATCACCAGGCGGTCTGGACTACGTCAAGCCCTCGAAGCCCTCGACACCGCGTAG